Below is a window of Streptomyces sp. NBC_01429 DNA.
CCTACCGGGACCCGAACGGCTACCAGGGCCCCGGCGGCTACCAGGCTCCCGGCCCCTACCAGGCGCCCCACGGACCCCACACGCACCAGGGGCCCGCCGCACCCGACGACTCGCCCGACGGTCCCGGTGACCCGCACGGCAGGCACGCCAGGTACTGACGCGCCCCCGCACCGGTCTCGGCGTCAGAAGCCGCGCGTCCGCTTGGCCGCGCGGCGGCTCGACGCCCGGCCGGAGCCCGGCACCTTCAGGAACAGCCGCGACACCTCTCCACCGAGGTTCACCCCCACCGCGATCGCCAGTGCGAGGGCCACCGCCTTGGAGAGCGACGCCAGCCCCCGGTCCAGCTCGTTCTGCGCGAAGCCCAGCAGCCCGAAGTACGTCGCTGAGCCCGGCAGCAGCGGGCCGATCGCCGCCGTCACGTAGGGCAGCGCCGACGCGAACTGGTAGCGCGAGAACAGCTGCCCGAACAGCCCCACCAGCCCCGCCGCGACCGCCGTCGCCGCCACCGGCGAGATCTTGCCCGTGTCCGCCATCGCGGCGTAGATGATCCACGCCACCCCGCCGTTGAGCGACACCATCAGCACGGTGGAACGTTCCTGCTGGAGCAGGATGGCGAACGCGAAGCTCAGCGCCACCGCCGCCAGGATCTGCACCCACGGCCGCTCCACGGTGTGCAGCGCCGCGTCCGGGTTGAGCTGCGCGTCCAGCTGCACCCCCAGATACAGCACGATCAGCACACCGATGACGATCGCGATGAAGAAGTACATGACTTCGAGGAGCCGCGCCGCCGCGGTGATGTAGTACCCGGTGAGACCGTCCTGTACCCCCGCCACCAGCGCCCGCCCCGGCAGCAGCGCGAACAGCCCACCGGTGATCACCGCCGAGGGCCGGCCGCCCCAGTGCAGGGCCGAACTCAGCAGCGTCAGCGCCACCCCCATCGCGGCGGGCGGCATCGCGGCGGCCACGAACTGGTAGAACTCCGGCAGCCCGCGCCCCGCGCACAGCCAGGCCAGCCGGTCGCCGAGCATCGCGCCCAGCGCCGCCGCCACGAACACCACCGCGTCACCGCCGACCAGCACGGACGCGGACCCCGCCAGCAGCCCGCTCGCCACCGTCAGCGCCCAGCCGGGGTAGGGGTGCCGGTTACGGCGGATCTCCGCCAGCCGCCGGTACGCCTCCTCCAGCGTGACGTCCGTGTCCTCGGTCGTGATGTCGTCGATCAGCGTGTACACGGCGGACAGCCGCGTGTAGTCCGTACCCCGCCTGCGGACCGTCCGGCTGGCCGTCACCGGGTCCTCCACCAGCGACGGCTGATGGGAGATCGACAGCAGGGTGAACGTGACGGTCGGCTCGCAGTGGTCGAGGCCGTACGCGCGCGTGACCGCGAACATCGCGGCCTCCACGTCCTCGGCGCCCTCGCCGCCCGCCAGCAGCAGTTCGCCGATACGCAGCGTCAGGTCCAGCACGCGGGGCACGGCCGGCCCGTTGTCGTCGTGCCGCTGGACCGTCTCCGGTACGGGACGGTCCCCGACCGGCATCCGCAGCAGCGTGCGCATCCGGTCCTGCCACGGCGCGTCCTTCGGCAGCATCGCCAGGGGAAGACCGTGCGTAGGGGTGAACGCCCCCGCCGACCGCCCGCCGAGCGGCCCCGGGCCGGTCAGCGGCGTACCGCCCGGCAGGTCGAAGGCCGAGCCCTCCGGCTCGGGGGCGACCTCGGCCAGCCCCTCCAGCCCCTCGGGCAGCGCGAACTCGGAGGTGGGCTGGTCGTCCTCGGGAAGCGGCGGCTGCTCCACCCCGAGGGGTGGAGTGAAGGCGCTGCGCGCCTCGTCCGACTGAGGCTTTCGGTCCTCCGGACCGTCCGGCTCGGCCACCACTGTCTGCTTCCTCGCTCCCTGTCCCTGTCCCTGCCCGGCCCCACACCGCTCGCCCTGCTCGCCCTGCCCACACGTCACACGGATGAGCCCACTCGTCCCCCCGTCTGCCCAGTATGGGCAGGGACATGGGCGGACACACGCGGACGGGCGGCACACCCACGAGGGGTGCGCCGCCCGTCGTCCGTCCGGACAGGGCCCGCTCAGGCGCTCAGTGCGCGCCGCCCTGCGCTTCGAGCCGCTTGTACGACGCCTCGATCTCGGCCTCGGCCTCGGCGCGGCCGACCCAGTCGGCGCCCTCGACGGACTTGCCGGGCTCCAGGTCCTTGTAGACCTCGAAGAAGTGCTGGATCTCCAGGCGGTCGAACTCCGAGACATGGTGGATGTCGCGCAGGTGCTCCACCCGGGGGTCGGACGCCGGGACGCACAGCAGCTTGTCGTCGCCGCCGGCCTCGTCGGTCATCCGGAACATGCCGATCGCGCGGCACTTGATGAGACATCCGGGGAAGGTGGGCTCGTCCAGGATGACCAGCGCGTCCAGCGGGTCGCCGTCCTCGCCGAGGGTGTTCTCGACGAAGCCGTAGTCGGCGGGGTAACTGGTCGAGGTGAAGAGACGACGGTCGAGGCGGATCCGACCGGTCTCGTGGTCCACCTCGTACTTGTTCCGCGAACCCTTCGGGATCTCGATGGTGACGTCGAACTCCACGGGTGGCTCCTCCATGATCAACACATATGTCGGTGATGCTGCGTCCGCGCGTGGAGAAGACCCCCCGAACGCCCGGCCTGACGGACGGCTGGTGGCCGGGGTGCCGTGCTCGTGGCAGGGCGCAGTGATTAAGTGTCCCCCACGCAGCTGTGTGATCGCGAAAGGGGCTGGTCAGCCATGGTTGAGCCGAAAGCGTGGCAGTTCGCGGCGGGTTCCGTCGTCGTGGGCCTGACGCTCGCCGCCGTGGTGGTGGCCGCGACCGGCCCCTGGGACTCCGGTCAGCGTAAGGCCGAGCGGCAGTGGGCGGCCGCCCAGAGCCGTACGGGTGGCGCAGATCACGACGGATCCGCCCCCCGCGCGCCCGCGCCCGCCCCCAGCGCCGCCGCCGTGCTCGCCGGACTGAGCGGCTCCGGTACGGGGGCCGTCGGCCAGGGCAAGGCGTCCGGGAAGGACGTGCCCGGACAGCCCTCGCGGCTCCCGCCGGAACTCGCCTCCCGGCTCGCGAAGACCCTCGGACCGCTCCTCGACGCCGACGCGCTCGGCCCGGTGCGCACGGCCTCCGTGGTCGACGCCGCGACCGGCGAGCGGCTGTACGGGAAGGGCGAGGGCAACCCGATGACCCCGGCCTCCACCGTCAAGATCGCGACGATGGCCGCCGCCCTCACCGCCCTCGGCCCCGACCACCGCATCGCCACCACCGTCAGGGCCACCCCGGACGGCCGCCGGATCACCCTGGTCGGCGGCGGCGACGCCACCCTCGACCGCACGGGCCTCGCCCGGCTCGCCGACGACACCGTCCGCGCCCTGCGCGACCGGGGCGTCACCGAGGTCGAGCTGCGCTACGACACGTCCCTCTACTCCGGCCCCCGCGAACACCCCATCGGCCCCAACGACAACATCGCCCCCGTCGTCGCGCTGATGTCCCGGCAGGGGCGGCTCGACAAGTCGGCCGCGGGACCCGCGCCGCGCAGCGGAAATCCGGCCGGCGACGCCGCCCGGGTCTTCGCCGCGCTGCTGCGCGAACGGGGCGTCCGTACCGCCGACGCACCCGAACGGAGCAGAGCGCCCAAGGGTTCGCAGCTCCTCGCCCGTACCTACTCCAGCCCCCTGTCCGCCCTGGTGGAACGCGCCCTGACCGAGAGCGACAACGACATCGCGGAATCCCTGGCCCGGCAGACCGCCCTGGCCGCCGGTGAGCCCGCGAGCTTCGACGGCGCGGGCCGCGCCGTCCTGGCACAGCTCAGGAAGCTCGAACTGCCCGTCACCGGGGCCGTGCTGGACGACGGCAGCGGACTCAACCGCACGGACCGGGTCAGCGCCTCGCTGCTCACCGCCCTGCTGGCACGCGCCGCCTCCCCCGACCACCCCGAGCTGCGCCCCGTCCTGACCGGACTGCCCGTCGCCCGGTTCACCGGCACGCTCCGCACCCGCTACGCGGACGCCGGGGCGGCGGCCGGGCTCGTCCGCGCCAAGACGGGCACGCTCAGCGGGGTGAACACCCTGGCGGGGACGGTCGTGGACGCCGAGGGGCGGCTGCTGGCCTTCGCGTTCATGGCGGGCTCCACGGAGGCCCCCGACACCGCGCAGGCGGCCCTGGACCGGCTCTCGGCGGCCCTGGTCCCGGCGAAGAACGCCGCTGCTTCCCCGGCCCCCTAGGGGAAGAACGGGGGAAGAACCGGGTCTCCTTCACCTCACCGCTCCGCGATGCGAGCACGTACGGTTGACGCATGACGAGCATCGGTGGTGCAGAGATGGTCGACTGGAACCTCGCGGTGGCGACCGCGACCCGCCTCGCACGGCCGGGGCCCGAGGTCAGCCGCGACGAGGCGCGCGAGATCGTCGCCGAACTGCGGCGGCACGCCAAGGCCGCCGAGGAGCACGTCCGGGGGTACACCCGGATGATCCCCGAGGGCCACGAGCCACCGGACACCCCCGTCCTGGTCGTCGACCGGGCCGGCTGGGTCAAGGCCAACGTCGCGGGCTTCCGGGAGTTGCTCAAGCCGCTGTTCGAGAAGATGAAGGACCGGCGCTCCGCCACCCCGGGCGGCGCCGTGCTCGGCGCCGTCGGCGGCAAGGTCACCGGCGTCGAGGTCGGCATGCTGCTGTCCTTCATGTCCTCCCGCGTGCTCGGCCAGTACGAGACCTTCGCCCCCGCCACCCGCGACCTCCCGGCCGCCGCCGACGGTGGCGGCCGACTGCTGCTCGTCGCCCCCAACATCGTCCACGTCGAGCGGGAACTCGACGTCGACCCGCACGACTTCAGGCTCTGGGTCGCCCTCCACGAGGAGACGCACCGTACCCAGTTCACCGGCGTGCCGTGGCTGCGCGACCACCTCCAGGGCGAGATCCAGTCGTTCCTGGACGAGACCGACGTCGACCCGATGACCGTGGTCGAACGGCTCCGCGAGGCCGCCCAGTCGCTCTCCGGAGGCCGCCCCGAGGGAGAGCGGGACGAGGACGGCCACTCCATCGTCGAGCTGGTCCAGACCCCCGGGCAGCGCGAGATCCTCAGCAGGCTCACGGCCGTGATGTCCCTGCTCGAAGGTCACGCCGACTTCGTGATGGACGGTGTCGGACCGCAGGTCGTGCCCTCCGTCGCCGAGATCCGCGAGAAGTTCCAGCAGCGCAGGGCCAGCGGCGCCGGCCGGCTCGACCAGGCGCTGCGCAAGCTGCTCGGCCTCGACGCCAAGCTGCGCCAGTACCGGGACGGGGAGCGGTTCGTACGCTCCGTGGTCGAGGAGGTCGGCATGGACGGCTTCAACCGCGTCTGGACCTCGCCGAACACCCTCCCCACCAAGGCGGAGATCGCCAAACCGGCGGATTGGGTCGCGAGGGTGCACCGTAAGGCCGATTCCTGACCCGAATCGCACCCTTGGCAGAAGGACGCCCCAGGTATCACCCATCCGAGGGACCGTGGGTGAGGGATAGGCGTGCAATGCTCGGGTAATGGCTCGGTTCTGTCACCATCGACGCACTCTGAGTGACGCTCTCCGTCCTTACTCCGACCGAGGCACCCCCCAAATAACATCACGAAGGGCACCGGATATGGGTCCCCATCCTGCGGTCGCGGCGATACGCCTGGCGGTCCGCCGCGTACTCCACGACATCCTCACCGAACGGGCGGAGACGCACTCCGCCGCCTCCCCCCACGCCTCCCCCTCCGCCCCGGGCGAACCGCCGCTCGTGCTCGTCGCCTG
It encodes the following:
- a CDS encoding inorganic diphosphatase codes for the protein MEFDVTIEIPKGSRNKYEVDHETGRIRLDRRLFTSTSYPADYGFVENTLGEDGDPLDALVILDEPTFPGCLIKCRAIGMFRMTDEAGGDDKLLCVPASDPRVEHLRDIHHVSEFDRLEIQHFFEVYKDLEPGKSVEGADWVGRAEAEAEIEASYKRLEAQGGAH
- a CDS encoding zinc-dependent metalloprotease; the encoded protein is MTSIGGAEMVDWNLAVATATRLARPGPEVSRDEAREIVAELRRHAKAAEEHVRGYTRMIPEGHEPPDTPVLVVDRAGWVKANVAGFRELLKPLFEKMKDRRSATPGGAVLGAVGGKVTGVEVGMLLSFMSSRVLGQYETFAPATRDLPAAADGGGRLLLVAPNIVHVERELDVDPHDFRLWVALHEETHRTQFTGVPWLRDHLQGEIQSFLDETDVDPMTVVERLREAAQSLSGGRPEGERDEDGHSIVELVQTPGQREILSRLTAVMSLLEGHADFVMDGVGPQVVPSVAEIREKFQQRRASGAGRLDQALRKLLGLDAKLRQYRDGERFVRSVVEEVGMDGFNRVWTSPNTLPTKAEIAKPADWVARVHRKADS
- a CDS encoding threonine/serine ThrE exporter family protein encodes the protein MVAEPDGPEDRKPQSDEARSAFTPPLGVEQPPLPEDDQPTSEFALPEGLEGLAEVAPEPEGSAFDLPGGTPLTGPGPLGGRSAGAFTPTHGLPLAMLPKDAPWQDRMRTLLRMPVGDRPVPETVQRHDDNGPAVPRVLDLTLRIGELLLAGGEGAEDVEAAMFAVTRAYGLDHCEPTVTFTLLSISHQPSLVEDPVTASRTVRRRGTDYTRLSAVYTLIDDITTEDTDVTLEEAYRRLAEIRRNRHPYPGWALTVASGLLAGSASVLVGGDAVVFVAAALGAMLGDRLAWLCAGRGLPEFYQFVAAAMPPAAMGVALTLLSSALHWGGRPSAVITGGLFALLPGRALVAGVQDGLTGYYITAAARLLEVMYFFIAIVIGVLIVLYLGVQLDAQLNPDAALHTVERPWVQILAAVALSFAFAILLQQERSTVLMVSLNGGVAWIIYAAMADTGKISPVAATAVAAGLVGLFGQLFSRYQFASALPYVTAAIGPLLPGSATYFGLLGFAQNELDRGLASLSKAVALALAIAVGVNLGGEVSRLFLKVPGSGRASSRRAAKRTRGF
- the dacB gene encoding D-alanyl-D-alanine carboxypeptidase/D-alanyl-D-alanine endopeptidase encodes the protein MVEPKAWQFAAGSVVVGLTLAAVVVAATGPWDSGQRKAERQWAAAQSRTGGADHDGSAPRAPAPAPSAAAVLAGLSGSGTGAVGQGKASGKDVPGQPSRLPPELASRLAKTLGPLLDADALGPVRTASVVDAATGERLYGKGEGNPMTPASTVKIATMAAALTALGPDHRIATTVRATPDGRRITLVGGGDATLDRTGLARLADDTVRALRDRGVTEVELRYDTSLYSGPREHPIGPNDNIAPVVALMSRQGRLDKSAAGPAPRSGNPAGDAARVFAALLRERGVRTADAPERSRAPKGSQLLARTYSSPLSALVERALTESDNDIAESLARQTALAAGEPASFDGAGRAVLAQLRKLELPVTGAVLDDGSGLNRTDRVSASLLTALLARAASPDHPELRPVLTGLPVARFTGTLRTRYADAGAAAGLVRAKTGTLSGVNTLAGTVVDAEGRLLAFAFMAGSTEAPDTAQAALDRLSAALVPAKNAAASPAP